Proteins co-encoded in one Sphingopyxis sp. BE259 genomic window:
- a CDS encoding M20/M25/M40 family metallo-hydrolase yields the protein MTFRLAAAALLAAASVPATAQPAPAIDAANLTETVRTLASDQFQGRAPGTIGEERTIGYLIGRLQALGLEPAGVDGGWTQPVPLLHTRLGTATTLAFDRKGAVTPLTFGTDIYVSTLQPKDQAVVANAPLVFVGYGVTAPERGWDDFKGQDLKGKVAVFLINDPDFVAAKGEDAFGKFGGRTMTYYGRWTYKFEEAARRGAIAALIVHDTDGVGYGWNVVKSPGGENYGLVVPPEKVTSLALQGWISGETATKLFTDAGQDLAKLRIAARRKDFKPFDLGTGFNAAIPVTQAVVQSQNVLAKISGAKRPDEVVMYGAHWDAYGEGAPDDAGRIYRAGANDDALGVAGLFEIARGFKAAPPPDRSIVFAFWTAEERGLLGSEAYAANPIFPVEKTVANFGLDILQTAGKAKDVVLVGKGQGSLEDDLARVAATQGRTVSVESLPERGLFYRADHFSMAKRGVPVLLMMGIAGASDLVSGGKPAGQAWVDAYTGKCYHQACDAWSPDWNLDGAVQDISLFYTIGDELARSARWPDWKAGSEFKAIRDQSAAARK from the coding sequence ATGACCTTTCGCCTCGCCGCCGCCGCACTCCTCGCCGCCGCTTCAGTCCCTGCGACAGCGCAACCCGCCCCCGCCATCGACGCCGCCAACCTCACCGAAACCGTCCGCACCCTCGCCTCCGACCAGTTTCAGGGCCGCGCGCCCGGGACGATTGGTGAAGAGCGCACGATCGGCTATCTGATCGGGCGTTTGCAGGCGCTCGGGCTCGAACCCGCGGGCGTGGACGGCGGCTGGACCCAGCCAGTGCCGTTGCTGCACACCCGCCTCGGCACCGCGACGACGCTCGCGTTTGACCGCAAGGGTGCGGTTACGCCGCTCACCTTTGGCACCGACATCTATGTCTCGACGCTCCAGCCAAAGGATCAGGCGGTTGTTGCGAACGCCCCGCTGGTTTTCGTCGGCTATGGCGTCACCGCACCCGAACGCGGCTGGGACGACTTCAAGGGTCAGGATCTGAAGGGCAAGGTCGCGGTCTTTCTGATCAACGATCCCGATTTCGTCGCGGCCAAGGGTGAGGATGCTTTCGGCAAGTTCGGCGGGCGCACCATGACCTATTATGGCCGCTGGACCTACAAGTTCGAAGAGGCAGCGCGGCGCGGCGCGATAGCGGCGCTGATTGTCCACGATACCGACGGCGTCGGCTATGGCTGGAACGTCGTCAAAAGCCCCGGCGGCGAAAATTACGGCCTTGTCGTACCGCCCGAAAAGGTGACGAGCCTCGCGCTGCAAGGCTGGATCTCGGGCGAAACCGCGACAAAATTGTTCACCGACGCCGGACAGGATCTCGCCAAGCTGCGCATCGCCGCGCGGCGCAAGGATTTCAAACCCTTCGACCTCGGCACCGGCTTCAACGCTGCGATCCCGGTGACGCAGGCGGTCGTGCAAAGCCAGAACGTCCTTGCGAAAATCTCCGGGGCGAAACGCCCCGACGAGGTCGTGATGTATGGCGCCCATTGGGACGCCTATGGCGAAGGTGCGCCCGATGACGCAGGCCGTATCTATCGCGCCGGTGCCAATGACGATGCGCTCGGCGTCGCGGGATTGTTCGAAATTGCGCGCGGCTTCAAAGCCGCACCGCCGCCCGACCGCAGCATCGTCTTTGCCTTCTGGACCGCCGAGGAACGTGGGCTGCTCGGTTCGGAAGCCTATGCCGCGAACCCGATCTTTCCGGTCGAAAAAACCGTCGCCAACTTCGGCCTCGACATCCTGCAAACCGCGGGCAAGGCAAAGGACGTCGTCCTCGTCGGCAAGGGACAGGGCAGTCTCGAAGACGACCTAGCGCGCGTTGCTGCGACTCAAGGCCGCACCGTCTCGGTGGAGAGCCTCCCCGAACGTGGCCTCTTCTATCGCGCCGACCATTTCAGCATGGCCAAGCGCGGCGTCCCCGTCCTCCTCATGATGGGCATCGCCGGCGCCTCCGACCTCGTCAGCGGCGGCAAACCCGCCGGGCAAGCGTGGGTCGATGCCTATACCGGCAAATGCTATCATCAGGCGTGCGACGCCTGGAGCCCGGACTGGAACCTCGACGGCGCGGTGCAGGATATTTCGCTGTTCTACACCATCGGCGACGAGCTGGCGCGCTCGGCGCGCTGGCCCGACTGGAAAGCGGGCAGCGAGTTCAAGGCGATCCGCGACCAGAGCGCCGCGGCACGCAAATAG
- a CDS encoding 2OG-Fe(II) oxygenase, which translates to MIDPAPDAAPDAAPAAAPDAAIAARIAALDWPAVVALLDGAGWAVLPKLLSATECDATAALYPQDVLFRSHVHMARHGFGRGEYRYFAYPLPRLVADLRGALYPRLAPVANRWHERMGREERFPADHADYLERCHAAGQARPTPLLLQYGAGDYNCLHRDLYGAEVFPLQVAVLLSAPGTDFDGGEFVLAEQRPRMQSRAAVVPLGKGDAVVFAVNERPVVGSRGDYRVAMRHGVSEIRSGRRHTLGVIFHDAA; encoded by the coding sequence ATGATCGACCCCGCCCCCGACGCGGCCCCCGACGCGGCCCCCGCCGCCGCCCCAGACGCCGCCATTGCCGCCCGCATCGCCGCGCTGGACTGGCCCGCCGTCGTCGCGTTGCTCGACGGCGCCGGGTGGGCGGTGCTGCCCAAGCTGCTGTCGGCCACCGAATGCGACGCCACTGCGGCGCTCTATCCTCAGGACGTGCTGTTTCGCAGCCACGTTCATATGGCGCGGCACGGGTTCGGGCGCGGCGAATATCGCTATTTCGCCTATCCGCTGCCGCGGCTGGTCGCGGACCTGCGCGGTGCGCTCTATCCGCGGCTCGCGCCGGTCGCCAATCGCTGGCACGAGCGGATGGGGCGCGAGGAACGCTTTCCCGCCGATCATGCCGACTATCTAGAGCGATGTCATGCGGCGGGGCAGGCGCGGCCCACGCCATTGTTGCTGCAATATGGGGCGGGCGATTATAATTGTCTGCACCGCGACCTTTATGGAGCGGAGGTTTTTCCGTTGCAAGTCGCGGTGTTGCTGTCGGCGCCCGGGACCGATTTTGACGGCGGCGAATTTGTGCTGGCCGAACAGCGGCCGCGGATGCAGTCGCGGGCTGCGGTGGTGCCGCTGGGCAAGGGCGATGCGGTGGTGTTCGCGGTGAACGAGCGACCGGTGGTCGGCAGCCGCGGCGATTACCGGGTAGCGATGCGCCATGGGGTCAGTGAAATCCGATCGGGACGGCGCCACACGCTGGGGGTCATCTTTCACGACGCTGCCTAA
- the pip gene encoding prolyl aminopeptidase: MDFSRLQASSKIGDDWVYPQPPCLNFGWLEVDLDPAHRIYWEEYGNPDGEPVMFLHGGPGGACAPAMARFFDPQRYRVILFDQRGCGKSEPTVASAGPAVALAKNTTADLIGDIEKLRDHLAIAGPMHVFGGSWGSTLAMAYAIAHPAHCASLILRGIFLGSAEDLDYLYQGNATTWEADPYGLTAPGAYIKYPDEWAALLNVLTPAERRDVMASYKAIFDMVPTTAAQKARQLEAAVTWSLWEGVISNMIPEAADTGKFGEADFALCFAQIEAHYFANNLFLPAGHFFDHIATLAAIPIHIVHGRFDEVCPLTQASRLVAALRAAGAEPVNYVVTNAGHSAMERQNALALTAVMDGLAPIAD; this comes from the coding sequence ATGGATTTCTCCCGGCTTCAGGCAAGCAGCAAGATCGGCGACGACTGGGTCTATCCGCAGCCGCCGTGCCTGAATTTCGGTTGGCTGGAGGTCGACCTGGACCCCGCGCACCGCATCTATTGGGAGGAATATGGCAACCCCGACGGCGAGCCGGTGATGTTCCTGCACGGCGGGCCCGGCGGCGCGTGCGCCCCGGCAATGGCGCGCTTTTTCGATCCGCAGCGGTATCGCGTCATCCTGTTCGATCAGCGCGGGTGCGGCAAGAGCGAGCCGACGGTGGCGTCGGCGGGACCGGCGGTGGCGCTGGCCAAGAACACCACCGCCGACCTGATCGGCGACATCGAGAAACTGCGCGATCATCTGGCGATTGCCGGGCCGATGCATGTGTTCGGTGGCAGCTGGGGCAGCACGCTGGCGATGGCCTATGCGATCGCGCACCCTGCGCATTGCGCCAGCCTGATCCTGCGCGGCATCTTTCTCGGGTCTGCGGAGGATCTGGATTATCTGTATCAGGGCAATGCCACGACGTGGGAGGCCGACCCCTATGGCCTGACCGCGCCGGGGGCGTATATCAAATATCCCGATGAGTGGGCGGCGCTGCTGAATGTGCTGACCCCCGCCGAGCGGCGCGACGTGATGGCGTCGTACAAGGCGATTTTCGATATGGTGCCAACCACCGCGGCCCAGAAAGCGCGGCAGCTGGAGGCCGCGGTGACCTGGTCGCTGTGGGAGGGGGTAATTTCGAACATGATCCCCGAGGCGGCCGACACCGGCAAATTCGGCGAGGCCGACTTCGCACTGTGCTTCGCGCAGATCGAGGCACATTATTTCGCGAACAACCTGTTCCTGCCCGCGGGGCATTTTTTCGACCATATCGCCACGCTCGCCGCAATCCCCATCCATATCGTCCACGGCCGGTTCGACGAGGTATGCCCGCTGACCCAGGCATCGCGGCTGGTCGCGGCACTGCGCGCGGCGGGGGCGGAGCCGGTGAACTATGTCGTCACGAACGCCGGACACAGTGCGATGGAACGCCAAAATGCGCTGGCGCTGACCGCAGTGATGGACGGGCTGGCACCGATCGCGGACTGA
- a CDS encoding terminase large subunit domain-containing protein translates to MTARWIDGLALDDGETILDRLLSLTPAERERLLREIPRKYVHELEERWYQWAHHGQCAPPGDWPVWLIRAGRGFGKTRAGSEWISDMARRMPGARIALVAANEKDGMRVMIEGPSGLIAVARADEKPKWRQQLRELYFDSGAVATLFSAGAPENLRGPEHHVAWCDELAKWPQGGAAAWDNLMLGMRLGDMPRVLVTTTPRPVPLMTTVVAVPGCITTLGRTAENPHLPRSFVTHMVAQYGGTRLGRQELDGELLEDVEGALWTRALIERCRVDAGALGKPVRVVIGVDPPATSHGDACGIVVAALLRDGRLAVLEDASVARAAPGMWAQAVAAAAARWGAERVVAESNMGGEMVTEVLAQADAGLPVRAVHASVGKARRAEPVALAYERGRVVHAGAFADLEDQLCGLQIGGGYAGPGRSPDRADACVWALAELLEGVQRGRVVGVRRV, encoded by the coding sequence ATGACCGCGCGGTGGATCGACGGGCTGGCGTTGGACGACGGCGAAACGATTCTGGACCGGTTGCTGTCGCTAACGCCCGCCGAACGGGAACGCCTGCTCCGCGAAATACCGCGCAAATATGTGCATGAGCTGGAGGAACGCTGGTATCAATGGGCGCATCACGGGCAGTGCGCGCCGCCCGGCGACTGGCCGGTGTGGCTGATCCGCGCCGGCCGCGGTTTCGGCAAGACGCGCGCCGGATCCGAATGGATCAGCGACATGGCGCGGCGCATGCCGGGCGCCCGCATCGCGTTGGTCGCCGCGAACGAGAAGGACGGGATGCGCGTGATGATCGAAGGGCCGAGCGGCCTGATCGCGGTCGCGCGCGCCGACGAAAAGCCGAAATGGCGACAGCAGCTGCGCGAACTATATTTCGACAGCGGCGCGGTGGCGACGCTGTTTTCGGCCGGGGCGCCCGAGAATCTGCGTGGCCCGGAACATCATGTTGCGTGGTGCGACGAACTGGCGAAATGGCCGCAGGGCGGCGCCGCGGCGTGGGACAATCTGATGCTCGGCATGCGGCTGGGCGATATGCCGCGCGTGCTGGTGACGACGACGCCGCGCCCGGTGCCGCTGATGACGACGGTCGTGGCGGTGCCGGGATGCATTACGACACTGGGCCGGACGGCCGAAAATCCGCACCTGCCGCGGAGTTTCGTGACCCATATGGTCGCGCAATATGGCGGCACCCGGCTGGGACGGCAGGAGTTGGACGGCGAATTGCTGGAGGATGTCGAAGGCGCGCTGTGGACGCGGGCGCTGATCGAGCGGTGCCGGGTCGATGCGGGTGCGCTGGGCAAGCCCGTGCGGGTGGTGATCGGGGTCGATCCGCCGGCGACGTCGCATGGCGATGCGTGCGGGATCGTCGTCGCCGCACTGCTGCGCGACGGTCGGCTGGCGGTGCTCGAGGATGCCAGCGTCGCGCGCGCCGCGCCGGGGATGTGGGCGCAGGCGGTGGCCGCCGCGGCGGCGCGGTGGGGTGCCGAGCGGGTGGTCGCGGAAAGCAATATGGGCGGCGAAATGGTGACCGAAGTGCTGGCGCAGGCCGACGCCGGGCTGCCGGTGCGCGCGGTCCACGCGAGCGTCGGCAAGGCGCGGCGGGCGGAGCCGGTGGCGCTGGCCTATGAACGCGGGCGGGTCGTCCATGCGGGGGCGTTCGCCGACCTGGAGGATCAACTGTGCGGGTTGCAGATCGGCGGGGGTTATGCGGGGCCGGGGCGCTCGCCGGATCGGGCGGATGCGTGTGTGTGGGCGCTGGCGGAATTGTTGGAGGGGGTGCAACGGGGGCGGGTTGTGGGGGTTAGGCGGGTTTGA
- a CDS encoding phage portal protein — protein sequence MNWFGRKAAQSAARPALSRVYGTYGMMGSAPAPLSFEAQLRAGYLSNAIVQRSVRLVAEAAGSAPVVASDPGLAALVAANSGGQGLVETLASQLLLHGNGYVQILTDGAGAPAELFALRPERVTVEADARGWPVAYRYKAGGSVVVLPAEDGAGRTAVVHVKALHPLDDHYGAGCLGAASAAIAAHNAAAVWNRALLDNAARPSGALVHDPGDKGMPLSAEQVDRLREELAESFAGGANAGRPLLLEGGLRWQALSLSPAEMDFLALKDSSAREIAMAFGVPPMLLGLPGDATYANYREANRALWRLTVLPLVGKILGAVAQGLSGWFEGAELWVDLDKVPALAEDRMALWHEVSAADWLSADEKKALLGVT from the coding sequence ATGAACTGGTTTGGCCGGAAGGCTGCGCAGAGTGCTGCGCGGCCTGCTTTGTCGCGGGTGTATGGGACGTATGGGATGATGGGCTCGGCGCCTGCGCCCTTGTCTTTTGAGGCGCAGTTGCGTGCGGGGTATCTGAGCAATGCGATTGTTCAGCGCAGCGTGCGGTTGGTGGCGGAGGCCGCGGGCAGCGCGCCGGTGGTGGCGAGCGATCCGGGGTTGGCGGCGCTGGTTGCGGCGAATTCGGGCGGGCAGGGGCTCGTTGAGACGCTCGCCTCGCAATTGCTGCTGCACGGCAATGGTTATGTGCAGATTTTGACCGACGGGGCAGGGGCGCCGGCGGAGCTGTTTGCGCTGCGGCCCGAGCGGGTGACGGTCGAAGCCGATGCGCGCGGGTGGCCGGTGGCCTATCGGTACAAGGCGGGCGGTTCGGTGGTGGTGCTGCCCGCCGAGGATGGCGCGGGGCGGACCGCGGTGGTGCATGTGAAGGCGCTGCATCCGCTGGACGATCATTATGGTGCGGGGTGCCTGGGCGCCGCGAGCGCGGCGATCGCGGCGCATAATGCTGCGGCGGTGTGGAACCGCGCGTTGCTGGACAATGCGGCGCGGCCGTCGGGGGCGCTGGTCCATGATCCGGGCGACAAGGGGATGCCCTTGTCGGCGGAACAAGTGGACCGGCTGCGCGAGGAACTGGCGGAGAGTTTCGCGGGCGGGGCGAACGCGGGGCGGCCGCTGCTGCTGGAGGGCGGCCTCAGGTGGCAGGCGCTGTCGCTGTCGCCCGCCGAGATGGATTTTCTGGCGCTGAAAGATAGCAGCGCGCGCGAGATTGCGATGGCGTTCGGGGTGCCGCCGATGCTGCTGGGGCTGCCGGGAGATGCGACCTATGCCAATTATCGCGAGGCGAACCGGGCGCTGTGGCGGCTGACCGTGCTGCCGCTGGTCGGGAAGATTTTGGGGGCGGTCGCGCAGGGGCTGAGCGGGTGGTTCGAGGGCGCCGAGCTGTGGGTCGATCTGGATAAGGTGCCGGCGCTGGCCGAGGACCGGATGGCGCTGTGGCACGAGGTGTCGGCGGCGGACTGGCTGAGCGCGGACGAAAAGAAGGCGTTGTTGGGGGTGACCTGA
- a CDS encoding DUF6127 family protein — protein MDEDEALARLIALAGTSAAGASGAPDAALLRAVVEEASELGARRALARLGLADEAAREDVGDLRQLLSAWRDAKTSAWKAAVDWAVRGMLAALVVGLAVKLGLPGLLR, from the coding sequence ATGGACGAGGATGAGGCGCTGGCGCGGTTGATCGCGCTGGCGGGGACAAGTGCGGCCGGAGCTTCCGGTGCGCCCGACGCGGCGTTGCTGCGCGCGGTGGTCGAGGAGGCGAGCGAGCTGGGGGCGCGGCGGGCGTTGGCGCGGCTGGGGCTGGCCGACGAAGCGGCGCGCGAGGATGTCGGTGATCTGCGCCAACTGCTGAGCGCGTGGCGCGATGCCAAGACGAGCGCGTGGAAGGCGGCGGTCGATTGGGCGGTGCGCGGGATGCTGGCGGCGCTGGTGGTGGGCCTGGCGGTGAAGCTGGGGTTGCCGGGATTGTTGCGGTGA
- a CDS encoding HK97 family phage prohead protease, translated as MRFAGYAAVFDRVDRGGDVVRAGAFAASLRERRAVPLLWQHRPGAVVGVIERLAEDERGLRVVARVTHPTAAGLVARGALTGLSFGYRVTAARGGNPRELLALDLAEVSLVAVPMQALARVIAVVKE; from the coding sequence ATCAGGTTCGCGGGCTATGCGGCGGTGTTCGATCGCGTCGATCGGGGCGGGGATGTTGTGCGGGCCGGTGCTTTTGCCGCGAGTTTGCGCGAGCGGCGCGCGGTGCCTTTGCTGTGGCAGCACCGGCCGGGGGCCGTCGTCGGGGTGATCGAGAGATTGGCGGAGGATGAGCGCGGCCTACGCGTCGTGGCGCGGGTGACGCATCCGACCGCGGCGGGGCTGGTGGCGCGCGGGGCGCTCACGGGATTGAGCTTTGGGTATCGGGTGACGGCGGCGCGCGGTGGCAACCCGCGCGAGTTGCTGGCGCTCGACCTGGCCGAAGTGAGTTTGGTGGCGGTGCCGATGCAGGCGCTGGCACGGGTGATTGCGGTGGTGAAGGAGTGA
- a CDS encoding phage major capsid protein, producing the protein MDDMEVKADALDGAFDAVLAAEAVDDLKASVAALKAQVDAQTVASSRLPLDGAKAADPARDAFVERYLRRGIDAGVEMKSLSGASGGDGGFAVPREIDGAIAATLKSLSPIRSIATVVQTGTSGYRKLVATGSMGAGWVGETAARPETATRSFAEIAPPSGELYANPAASQAMLDDAMFNVEDWLADQIAREFAIAEGGAFVTGNGTNRPKGFLTYATTNESDAVRAFGTVQHLATGTAGAFPASNPHDKLVELIHSLRAPYRQGAAWVMNSDTLARIRKFKTTDGAFIWQPGMVEGQSATLLGYPVVEAEDMPDIAANSLSIAFGNFRAGYLVADRGETRILRDPFSNKPFVHFYATKRVGGAIIDSQAIKVMKFAAS; encoded by the coding sequence ATGGACGATATGGAAGTGAAAGCTGACGCGCTGGATGGCGCGTTCGATGCGGTGCTGGCGGCCGAAGCCGTCGATGATCTGAAGGCGTCGGTGGCGGCGTTGAAGGCGCAGGTCGATGCGCAGACGGTGGCGTCATCGCGGTTGCCTCTGGACGGCGCGAAGGCGGCCGATCCGGCGCGCGATGCGTTTGTTGAGCGCTATTTGCGGCGCGGGATCGATGCCGGGGTCGAGATGAAAAGTCTGTCGGGGGCGTCGGGCGGCGACGGCGGCTTTGCGGTGCCGCGCGAGATCGACGGGGCGATCGCGGCGACACTGAAATCGCTGTCGCCGATCCGGTCGATCGCGACGGTCGTCCAGACGGGGACGAGCGGGTATCGCAAGCTGGTCGCAACGGGATCGATGGGCGCGGGCTGGGTCGGCGAGACCGCAGCGCGGCCCGAGACGGCGACGCGCAGCTTTGCGGAAATTGCGCCGCCCTCGGGTGAGCTTTATGCCAATCCGGCGGCGAGCCAGGCGATGCTGGACGATGCGATGTTCAACGTCGAGGACTGGCTGGCCGATCAGATCGCGCGGGAGTTTGCGATCGCCGAGGGCGGGGCGTTCGTGACCGGCAACGGCACCAACCGGCCTAAGGGTTTCCTGACCTATGCCACCACCAACGAGAGTGACGCGGTGCGCGCGTTCGGCACGGTGCAGCATCTGGCGACGGGGACCGCGGGGGCGTTTCCGGCATCGAACCCTCACGACAAGCTGGTCGAGCTGATCCATTCGCTGCGCGCGCCCTATCGCCAGGGCGCGGCGTGGGTGATGAATTCGGACACGCTGGCACGCATCCGCAAGTTCAAGACGACCGACGGGGCGTTCATCTGGCAGCCGGGCATGGTCGAGGGACAATCGGCGACGCTGCTGGGGTATCCGGTGGTCGAGGCCGAGGACATGCCCGACATCGCCGCAAACAGCCTATCGATCGCATTCGGCAATTTCCGCGCCGGCTATCTGGTCGCCGACCGCGGCGAGACGCGGATCCTGCGCGATCCGTTCAGCAACAAGCCGTTCGTGCATTTTTATGCAACCAAAAGGGTCGGCGGTGCGATCATCGATTCGCAGGCGATCAAGGTGATGAAATTCGCCGCCAGCTGA
- a CDS encoding tail fiber domain-containing protein — translation MPTPFFADLVRELCQDGGTGPLTPTGAVPGHRRFADVVPVDLQFHYAIAGIAQPGQWEVGRGRIDGSGRLVRELVASSSNNGALVDFAAGLKTIALTVGAAWFAAQDGAMAALTDAVGSKQPLSTTHTAAATGLADDQVTVRRAGSWVNVPLSALAYRDADGRFALTGALGVPNGTAAAPTLTFSGDTDSGMFRAASDTIAVVTGGAERLRVTANGRITVGGGAANYRFNIAEANPGRGILTDFGNIDGAPNGALISFTQNGIANWCIGQVPATSALAIYRDRNGGNDGAELWRWEASGAGRPGADNAYSLGTAAYRVATVFAGTGTINTSDSRDKAWRSAMDAAERRAAIRIAAELGFYQWHDAIAEKGAYGARQHFGIRAQQVWAIMADEGLVDPLDDDGRPGRTPYAFLCWDEWQTAGGAAHTRFGIRSDQLALFIMAALAQRLAALEAAA, via the coding sequence ATGCCGACCCCCTTTTTCGCCGACCTGGTGCGCGAGCTGTGCCAGGACGGCGGCACCGGCCCGCTGACGCCGACCGGCGCGGTGCCCGGCCATCGCCGCTTTGCCGATGTCGTTCCGGTGGACCTGCAATTTCACTATGCCATCGCCGGCATTGCCCAGCCTGGACAATGGGAGGTCGGGCGGGGCCGGATCGACGGCAGCGGGCGACTGGTGCGCGAGCTGGTCGCGAGCTCTTCAAACAATGGCGCGCTGGTGGATTTTGCGGCGGGACTCAAGACGATCGCGCTGACCGTTGGCGCCGCGTGGTTCGCCGCCCAGGACGGCGCCATGGCCGCGCTGACCGATGCGGTCGGCAGCAAGCAGCCGCTATCGACGACGCATACCGCCGCGGCGACCGGGCTGGCCGACGATCAGGTGACGGTGCGCCGCGCCGGGAGCTGGGTCAACGTGCCGCTGTCGGCGCTGGCATATCGCGATGCCGACGGACGGTTTGCGCTGACCGGTGCCTTGGGGGTGCCCAATGGCACTGCGGCGGCGCCCACCCTGACGTTTTCGGGTGACACCGACAGCGGCATGTTCCGGGCCGCGAGCGATACCATCGCCGTGGTGACGGGTGGCGCCGAACGGCTGCGGGTGACGGCGAACGGGCGGATAACGGTGGGTGGCGGCGCCGCCAACTATCGGTTCAACATTGCCGAAGCCAATCCGGGGCGAGGCATCCTGACGGACTTTGGCAACATCGACGGCGCGCCCAACGGCGCCTTGATCAGCTTTACCCAGAACGGCATTGCCAATTGGTGCATCGGGCAGGTGCCGGCGACGTCGGCGCTGGCCATTTATCGCGACCGCAACGGCGGCAATGATGGCGCCGAACTGTGGCGGTGGGAAGCGAGCGGGGCGGGGCGTCCCGGCGCCGACAATGCCTATTCGCTGGGCACCGCAGCGTATCGCGTGGCGACGGTTTTTGCCGGGACGGGAACGATCAACACGTCCGATAGCCGCGACAAGGCGTGGCGCAGCGCGATGGACGCGGCGGAGCGGCGCGCGGCCATTCGGATCGCCGCCGAGCTGGGGTTTTACCAGTGGCATGACGCGATTGCCGAAAAGGGGGCGTACGGGGCGCGCCAGCATTTCGGGATCCGCGCGCAGCAGGTGTGGGCGATCATGGCGGATGAAGGGCTGGTCGACCCGCTGGACGATGACGGCCGACCGGGGCGCACGCCCTATGCCTTTCTATGTTGGGACGAATGGCAGACCGCAGGCGGCGCAGCGCACACCCGCTTCGGCATCAGGTCCGACCAGCTGGCGCTGTTCATCATGGCCGCGCTGGCGCAGCGGCTGGCGGCGCTGGAGGCGGCGGCATGA
- a CDS encoding DUF3168 domain-containing protein, whose protein sequence is MSGAEQAVRARALALLAGDAELAGLVHGVFDGTPQRASAPYVSVGGAEGTDWGTKDWAGREVRLTLVLVGVGAAVDDAATGRIDAVVAAMRGVAGGWSIVGARVVRTRFGFLREGGWRHEVVVRCRCLAG, encoded by the coding sequence ATGAGCGGCGCAGAGCAGGCGGTGCGCGCCAGGGCGCTGGCGTTGCTGGCGGGCGACGCCGAACTGGCGGGGTTGGTGCATGGCGTTTTCGATGGCACGCCGCAGCGGGCCAGCGCGCCCTATGTTTCGGTTGGCGGCGCGGAGGGGACCGACTGGGGCACCAAGGACTGGGCTGGGCGCGAGGTGCGGTTGACGCTGGTGCTGGTCGGGGTGGGCGCCGCGGTCGACGATGCGGCGACCGGACGGATCGATGCGGTGGTGGCTGCGATGCGCGGGGTGGCGGGCGGGTGGTCGATCGTTGGCGCGCGGGTGGTGCGGACGCGGTTCGGTTTCTTGCGCGAGGGCGGCTGGCGGCACGAGGTGGTCGTGCGGTGCCGGTGTTTGGCGGGGTGA
- a CDS encoding phage major tail protein, TP901-1 family, with amino-acid sequence MAIENGSTFLLKVGNGAAPPTYQTVAGLRTTQLSVNGEAVNVTTKDSGGWRALLSGAGVRSVSVSAAGIFTGSAAEVRVRGHALAGTIDDYELSFESGERLRGRFLVTRLDYAGDYNGERNYTLNLESSGAVVSL; translated from the coding sequence ATGGCAATTGAAAATGGGAGCACTTTTCTGCTGAAGGTCGGCAATGGCGCGGCGCCGCCGACCTATCAGACCGTGGCGGGATTACGGACGACGCAGCTGTCGGTGAACGGCGAGGCGGTGAACGTCACGACCAAGGATTCGGGCGGCTGGCGCGCGCTGTTGTCGGGCGCCGGGGTGCGATCGGTTTCGGTGAGCGCAGCAGGGATTTTTACCGGTTCGGCGGCGGAAGTACGGGTGCGCGGTCATGCGCTGGCGGGGACGATCGACGATTATGAGCTGAGTTTCGAAAGCGGCGAGCGGCTGCGCGGGCGGTTCCTGGTGACGCGGCTGGACTATGCCGGCGATTATAACGGCGAGCGCAATTACACACTGAACCTGGAATCGAGCGGCGCGGTGGTGAGCCTGTGA
- a CDS encoding gene transfer agent family protein encodes MSAAANALRGEAELRVGAEVFVLRPSFAALVAAEGELGPLFALIERAADGRLGLGELAVLFWHCVRDRPEGLSREAVGEAVVAQGLAAVTPALRVLLGQILSGR; translated from the coding sequence GTGAGCGCGGCGGCGAATGCGCTGCGCGGCGAGGCGGAATTGCGGGTTGGCGCCGAGGTGTTTGTGTTGCGCCCGAGCTTTGCCGCGCTGGTCGCGGCGGAGGGCGAGCTGGGGCCGCTGTTCGCGCTGATCGAGCGCGCGGCGGACGGACGGCTGGGACTGGGCGAGCTGGCGGTGCTGTTCTGGCACTGTGTGCGGGATCGGCCCGAGGGGCTGAGCCGTGAGGCGGTAGGTGAGGCGGTTGTCGCGCAGGGGCTGGCGGCGGTGACCCCGGCGCTGCGCGTGTTGCTGGGGCAGATATTGTCGGGGCGGTGA
- a CDS encoding phage tail assembly chaperone: MVSNDRVGLAAVTLAGVMARVAGWRPDDFWAATPADVRAVLAGWVEAEAVATFDGGALAALMEKFPDG, from the coding sequence ATGGTGTCGAATGATCGAGTGGGTCTGGCCGCGGTCACGCTGGCGGGTGTGATGGCGCGCGTTGCGGGATGGCGGCCGGATGATTTCTGGGCGGCGACGCCTGCCGATGTTCGCGCGGTGCTGGCCGGCTGGGTCGAGGCAGAAGCGGTAGCGACATTCGACGGCGGCGCGCTGGCCGCACTGATGGAGAAATTTCCCGATGGATGA